Genomic DNA from Apis mellifera strain DH4 linkage group LG6, Amel_HAv3.1, whole genome shotgun sequence:
aaaaaataactatctTTGATTCTATAAGACTAtggattaattcaaatttttattagtaattacAAATAAGATAAGAGACAACAAtgtattactattttaattgcatttgTAGGTAATGGAACTGGAATCCAAACTCTCTGAAGCTGAGAAGGAATTCATCGAAGGAGCACCAACACGTAGCAAACGATCACCATCCGAGTGGATACCAAGGCCACCCGAAAAATACAGTCTTACTGGGCACAGAGCTCCTATCAACAGAGTTATTTTCCATCCGGTCTTTAGTCTTATAGTATCTGCCAGCGAAGATGCCACTATCAAGGTAGAATCATTGACTTTGAAGTTGAAAGAGTCTTTGAAATTAGCAAGCGatggtaaaaataaaacaagtgTGTTGTTACAAGAATGATAACGTTTGACCCgttcattcaatatttttatctttcttctttggtaagatgaataattgaatGGTTGAAATTCATTGTCTTGGAATCATAATACATATGAAATTTCACTTTGTAAGTATATCAGAATATTCAATGTGAAATCATccaaataacaaagaaaaaattgtattgcgttgccaaagaaattttaaaaaggaatatcATCTTCCATTATAAGAGAATCTATCAAATTTCCTTTTGTCGTGTAAGAGAAAGTGAattgataaatgtaaaattattcttatagaaaatttcttgtttcACCGTACaatacatacataaaaatatatatgtttaaatgcATATCatcaaaagtttaataatacatGAGTAACACACatgctataaaatttattgacacAGAAAAAAAGtacatattaagaaaaatatttgtaactgACAATATTTTGTCATATAAAaggaagattttttaaaaaatgaataattgaaataaccaaaattctaattaattttcaatttaagttgcaataatacaattgtatatttctaatttgaaatcaatcaattaattcattatttaaatcattttgaacTAGaacattttcattcatttgataaattatcatccctttttaaaatcattttctcatgcgtttaattttatatccagGTGTGGGACTTCGAGAGCGGCGAATTCGAAAGAACGTTGAAAGGGCACACCGACAGCGTGCAGGACGTTTCCTTCGACGTCTCCGGGAAACTGTTAGTCTCATGCAGTGCGGACATGTCTATTAAGTTATGGGACTTTCACCAGTCATTCGCCTGCGTGAAAACCATGCACGGACATGATCACAGTGTCAGCTCTGTCGCATTTGTGCCACAAGGGGATTTCGTAGTGAGCGCCTCTAGGGATAAGACCATCAAAATCTGGGAAGTAGCGACAGGGTATTGTGTTAAAACGTTAACGGGGCACAGAGAATGGGTACGGATGGCCAGAGTCAGTCCTTGTGGAGAATTAATAGCTAGTTGCTCGAACGATCAAACAGTACGGGTTTGGCACGTGGCAACAAAGGAAACGAAGGTACTTTAATTTTTGCGTGGAAAGATTCTTATAGAATGAATTTACACAGATCACGTTGCGTTACGTGAGAGCAatgcgaatatattttttacttcttaCTTTAAATAGATACTGTTGACATTTTTCAGCGTTTTATAATACTACAAATGTTTTACAATTCTATTCccttttttgtaattgtcaTTAATTATCGTATTTCTGTATTCTTGATGAAATCTTCTACCGCAGATAAGATATTATGTAACGGAATTAAGTTGGTCATGAGTCACTTTatcaaataatctttaatcgaTTGAAACCGAGCTAAGtatcaatgtaaatattaaatttgaaaaattcgataagaatttttctattactttCTTTGTTCCTTTGAAAGAATAGATGAATAAACATAACACGTACTAATAGATAACTGTATTTTCAGGTCGAACTCAGAGACCACGAACACGTAGTGGAGTGTATCGCATGGGCACCGGACAGTGCAAGAGCATCGATCAACGCTGCTGCAGGGGCGGACAATAAGGGAGCCCATGAAGGACCTTTCCTCGCATCTGGCTCGCGAGACAAAGTAATTCGTGTATGGGATGTCGGTGCCGGTGTTTGTCTCTTCGCCCTGTTGGGCCACGACAACTGGGTTCGCGGCATCGTCTTCCATCCTGGTGGCAAGTTCATCGTCAGTGCCTCTGACGACAAGACCCTGCGAGTATGGGACACGCGCAACAAACGGGTAATGAAAACCCTCGAAGCGCACGTCCACTTCTGCACCTCCGTTGGTGAGTGCTGCAATTCCAACGAGCGTCAATTGCACGGCAAAACACGTTTACACGTTGTTGGAAATTTAAGAAGATTTGATTACTTCGCACAGCAGAGTACAGCAGAGAGCTAGCTCACTTAAGGAGATTAAGAGATCCAataacaaattgaattttttttccacatgTTGTGTAACTCATGAgaagctatttttttttcttttttaattattattattgttccatatatatatatttaatgattgtttagaatattttatattatttcatttttattcatctcttttctattttcaggTTTTTCAGATTTCTTGAAACGTATGAAACAATAGAGTTGGGggtaatttattctattctgattaatattgaaataaatcacCTTGGTTTATAATATAGAGTTTATAGATTATGCGATAGACACGCCAACCATGTGctatttttacaatacaatTGATCGAAACAGCTTACGTATCAGCGTATCCATCAATTgactgaaaaaaaatcttacaatTTTTCGCGTTaccattatttgaatatttatgtatgatTTGCgttttgaatatatgaatctaaaaaatgataaacgtacaagaaaaaagtatgtttactacatttttatttatcaaaattatttatcgcatTCTACGtatctttctaaatatatttttaaatattaaaaattacttatatttatttttcaagattcttttctttgtattaattttctacaaagaattaaatttacaagttttttaattctcaacTCTGCTGTACTATGtcgcataaaaaaattttaatacaaatgcaTGACAAAATAgtgatctaaaaaaaaaaaaaaaaattataaaatatttttaaattttttttcttcagtgtttcagatttattgatattcctaaaataacttttcatatattattgtagATGAATtgctaatataattatatttttgtagattttCACAAAAGCCATCCTTACGTGGTCACCGGTAGTGTCGATCAAACGGTGAAGATCTGGGAGTGCCGCTAGTCACCAAAACATCAGGGTCTCGTTGAACCTtcgtcgagaaagaaagattttggAGAGAAGGCGAACGATGCGCGTCGAATTCGATGAAAACGGCCGAGAGAGT
This window encodes:
- the LOC408869 gene encoding lissencephaly-1 homolog isoform X2 yields the protein MPGEVERKYGGLLEKKWTSVIRLQKKVMELESKLSEAEKEFIEGAPTRSKRSPSEWIPRPPEKYSLTGHRAPINRVIFHPVFSLIVSASEDATIKVWDFESGEFERTLKGHTDSVQDVSFDVSGKLLVSCSADMSIKLWDFHQSFACVKTMHGHDHSVSSVAFVPQGDFVVSASRDKTIKIWEVATGYCVKTLTGHREWVRMARVSPCGELIASCSNDQTVRVWHVATKETKVELRDHEHVVECIAWAPDSARASINAAAGADNKGAHEGPFLASGSRDKVIRVWDVGAGVCLFALLGHDNWVRGIVFHPGGKFIVSASDDKTLRVWDTRNKRVMKTLEAHVHFCTSVDFHKSHPYVVTGSVDQTVKIWECR
- the LOC408869 gene encoding lissencephaly-1 homolog isoform X1; this encodes MKMVLSQRQREELNKAIADYLSTNGYQDALEAFKKEADMPGEVERKYGGLLEKKWTSVIRLQKKVMELESKLSEAEKEFIEGAPTRSKRSPSEWIPRPPEKYSLTGHRAPINRVIFHPVFSLIVSASEDATIKVWDFESGEFERTLKGHTDSVQDVSFDVSGKLLVSCSADMSIKLWDFHQSFACVKTMHGHDHSVSSVAFVPQGDFVVSASRDKTIKIWEVATGYCVKTLTGHREWVRMARVSPCGELIASCSNDQTVRVWHVATKETKVELRDHEHVVECIAWAPDSARASINAAAGADNKGAHEGPFLASGSRDKVIRVWDVGAGVCLFALLGHDNWVRGIVFHPGGKFIVSASDDKTLRVWDTRNKRVMKTLEAHVHFCTSVDFHKSHPYVVTGSVDQTVKIWECR